The Pseudarthrobacter sp. NS4 genome includes a window with the following:
- a CDS encoding RNA polymerase-binding protein RbpA codes for MVHPASGLRGTRAGVTAGTRSSLQSNEDHGSAPPRIRVSYWCAKGHETQPVFLKLPEDQIPLVWDCRRCGAPASRDGQAAMVADEIDDGFKSHLEYVKERRSGQDAEDVLARALERLRARGVLPDELMRDT; via the coding sequence GTGGTCCATCCAGCATCAGGCCTTCGCGGTACCAGGGCAGGGGTAACGGCAGGAACACGATCCAGCCTCCAGTCCAACGAAGACCACGGGAGCGCCCCGCCGCGGATCCGGGTGTCCTACTGGTGTGCCAAGGGACACGAGACCCAGCCCGTGTTCCTCAAACTTCCCGAGGACCAGATCCCACTGGTGTGGGATTGCCGGCGGTGCGGTGCCCCGGCGTCAAGGGACGGCCAGGCAGCGATGGTTGCCGACGAGATTGACGATGGCTTCAAGAGCCACCTTGAGTACGTTAAAGAACGGCGCTCCGGCCAGGACGCCGAAGACGTACTGGCCAGAGCGCTTGAAAGGCTACGCGCCCGCGGCGTCCTTCCGGACGAGCTGATGCGGGACACGTGA
- the pgl gene encoding 6-phosphogluconolactonase, translated as MAAIAARLITKLVDVQDKYGEATVVLTGGTVGIGTLKAVADSPAAPAVDWSRVNFWWGDERFVGSDDPDRNTKQAFEALLSHIPVDPERVHQPGSSDDFGSPEEAAEDYARRLREAAAEEHAADMSDDRPEEPSALPRLDVVLLGVGPDAHVASLFPEQAGIREKERTVVGVRNSPKPPPLRVSLTLPAINTAAEVWMVVAGQDKAGAVGLALAGANPVQVPAAGPRGTSRTLWLIDENAASRVPHQLVRKDAAGA; from the coding sequence ATGGCGGCCATCGCGGCCAGGTTGATTACCAAACTGGTGGACGTGCAGGACAAGTACGGAGAAGCCACTGTGGTGCTGACCGGGGGCACAGTGGGCATCGGTACATTGAAGGCTGTTGCGGACTCTCCGGCAGCTCCCGCCGTCGACTGGTCAAGGGTCAACTTCTGGTGGGGTGACGAACGGTTCGTGGGCTCCGATGATCCGGACCGGAACACAAAGCAGGCGTTCGAGGCGCTGCTCTCGCATATCCCGGTGGATCCGGAGCGGGTACACCAGCCGGGTTCCTCTGATGATTTCGGCAGCCCGGAAGAGGCTGCGGAGGATTATGCCCGCCGCCTCAGGGAAGCCGCGGCCGAGGAGCATGCTGCGGACATGTCCGATGACCGGCCTGAGGAACCTTCGGCACTGCCCCGGCTGGACGTTGTCCTACTTGGTGTGGGGCCGGACGCACACGTGGCTTCGCTCTTTCCCGAGCAGGCAGGGATCCGCGAGAAGGAACGCACGGTGGTGGGTGTCCGCAACTCCCCCAAGCCGCCGCCGCTGCGGGTTTCGCTCACCCTGCCGGCCATCAATACGGCCGCCGAGGTCTGGATGGTGGTTGCCGGCCAGGACAAAGCCGGCGCAGTCGGGCTTGCCCTGGCCGGGGCCAACCCTGTCCAGGTGCCGGCAGCAGGTCCGCGGGGAACGTCCCGGACCTTGTGGCTGATCGACGAAAACGCAGCCTCACGTGTCCCGCATCAGCTCGTCCGGAAGGACGCCGCGGGCGCGTAG
- a CDS encoding glucose-6-phosphate dehydrogenase assembly protein OpcA, with protein MIVDLPDTTTSKVSKKIMALRDQGGVIALGRVLTLVVVTKSGLEEEAIEAANEASREHPCRIIVLADAGKDNADRLDAQIRVGGDAGASEVIVLRGYGQLAHESESLVAALLLPDAPIVAWWPHGAPENACETSIGRIAHRRITDSANEPDPQAALENIRATYKAGDTDLAWTRLTNWRIQLAAVLDQVDSSPVTAVAVEGASDSPSTILLAAWLTLTLNAPVTIVADPAGTGLRRVRLTRPGGDVQLFRPGLSVAELTQPGQPAQRISLPRRSLRDCLAEELRRLDPDEVFGEVITIGLPRTNLRSVRPSER; from the coding sequence ATGATTGTAGATTTGCCGGACACCACCACCTCCAAGGTCTCCAAGAAGATCATGGCCCTGCGCGACCAGGGCGGGGTGATCGCCCTGGGCCGGGTCCTGACCCTGGTGGTGGTCACCAAATCCGGGCTCGAGGAAGAAGCGATCGAGGCCGCGAACGAGGCCAGCCGGGAACACCCCTGCCGGATCATCGTCCTGGCCGACGCGGGCAAGGACAACGCGGACCGGCTCGACGCCCAGATCCGGGTCGGCGGGGACGCCGGCGCCTCGGAGGTGATCGTGCTGCGCGGCTACGGCCAGCTCGCGCACGAGTCCGAGTCCCTGGTCGCGGCGCTGCTGCTCCCGGACGCCCCGATCGTGGCCTGGTGGCCACACGGCGCCCCGGAAAACGCCTGCGAAACATCCATCGGACGGATCGCGCACCGCCGGATCACCGATTCGGCCAACGAACCGGACCCGCAGGCGGCCCTGGAAAACATCCGCGCCACCTACAAAGCCGGCGACACCGACCTCGCCTGGACCCGCCTGACCAACTGGCGGATCCAGCTCGCCGCCGTCCTGGACCAGGTCGACTCATCCCCCGTCACCGCCGTGGCTGTCGAAGGCGCCTCGGACTCCCCGTCCACCATCCTCCTGGCCGCCTGGCTCACCCTCACCTTGAACGCCCCCGTCACCATCGTCGCCGATCCCGCCGGCACAGGCCTTCGCCGCGTCCGCCTCACCCGCCCCGGCGGCGACGTCCAGCTCTTCCGGCCTGGGCTCTCCGTCGCCGAACTGACCCAGCCGGGACAGCCTGCCCAACGCATCTCCCTCCCACGCCGCAGCCTCCGCGACTGCCTTGCCGAAGAACTCCGCCGCCTCGACCCGGACGAAGTCTTCGGTGAAGTGATTACTATTGGACTGCCACGTACCAATCTAAGGAGCGTCCGTCCAAGTGAGCGTTGA
- the zwf gene encoding glucose-6-phosphate dehydrogenase, which translates to MPETEYGRKSPGRGGNPLRDPRDRRLNRIAGPSSLVLFGVTGDLARKKLMPAVYDLANRGLLPPSFALVGFGRRGWSDEDFAAEVKASVQAYARTAFDEAVWNQLSEGIRFVRGEFDDDGAFERLGETIKELDDVRGTRGNHAFYLSIPPKAFEQVCRQLSKHGLAQAEGEKWRRVVIEKPFGHDLASARQLNDIVESVFPADAVFRIDHYLGKETVQNILALRFANQLFEPLWNANYVDHVQITMAEDIGTGGRAGYYDGVGAARDVIQNHLLQLLALTAMEEPISFNADDLRAEKEKVLAAVKLPEDLSTHSARGQFTGGWQGGEQVQGYLEEEGIPADSTTETFAAVRVDIHTRRWSGVPFYLRAGKRLGRRVTEIAVVFKRAPNLLFRDHSDDDFGQNAVVIRVQPDEGVTIRFGSKVPGTQMEVRDVTMDFGYGHSFTESSPEAYERLILDVLLGEPPLFPRHEEVELSWKILDPFEDYWASLDEQPEPYAPGSWGPASADELLARDGRTWRRP; encoded by the coding sequence ATGCCAGAAACTGAATACGGCAGGAAGTCACCGGGCCGGGGCGGTAATCCGTTGCGGGATCCGCGTGACCGCCGTTTGAACCGGATTGCGGGTCCGTCGTCGTTGGTGCTCTTTGGGGTGACCGGTGATTTGGCGCGGAAGAAGTTGATGCCGGCGGTGTATGACTTGGCGAATCGTGGGTTGTTGCCGCCGAGTTTCGCGTTGGTGGGGTTCGGGCGCCGGGGGTGGAGTGATGAGGATTTCGCTGCTGAGGTGAAGGCTTCGGTGCAGGCGTATGCGCGGACGGCTTTTGATGAGGCGGTGTGGAACCAGCTCTCGGAGGGGATCCGTTTTGTCCGGGGTGAGTTCGACGACGATGGGGCGTTTGAGCGGCTTGGCGAGACGATCAAGGAACTCGATGATGTCCGTGGCACGCGGGGGAACCACGCGTTTTATTTGTCGATTCCGCCGAAGGCGTTTGAGCAGGTCTGCCGGCAGTTGTCCAAGCATGGTTTGGCGCAGGCCGAGGGTGAGAAGTGGCGCCGGGTGGTGATTGAGAAGCCGTTCGGGCATGACCTGGCCTCGGCCCGGCAGTTGAACGATATTGTCGAATCGGTGTTCCCGGCCGATGCGGTGTTCCGGATTGATCATTACCTGGGCAAGGAGACGGTGCAGAACATCCTGGCTTTGCGGTTCGCGAACCAGTTGTTTGAGCCGTTGTGGAACGCGAACTATGTGGACCATGTCCAGATCACGATGGCTGAGGATATCGGTACCGGTGGCCGGGCAGGGTATTACGACGGTGTGGGCGCGGCGCGGGATGTGATCCAGAATCACCTGCTGCAGCTGCTGGCGCTGACCGCGATGGAGGAACCTATTTCGTTCAACGCCGATGATTTGCGGGCGGAGAAGGAAAAGGTCCTCGCGGCGGTGAAGCTGCCGGAGGATTTGTCCACGCATTCGGCGCGGGGGCAGTTTACCGGCGGCTGGCAGGGTGGGGAGCAGGTCCAGGGTTACCTGGAGGAAGAGGGCATCCCGGCCGATTCGACCACCGAGACGTTCGCGGCGGTCCGGGTCGATATCCATACCCGCCGCTGGTCCGGGGTCCCGTTCTACTTGCGTGCGGGCAAGCGGCTGGGCCGGCGGGTGACGGAGATCGCGGTGGTGTTCAAACGCGCCCCGAACCTGCTGTTCCGGGATCACAGTGATGATGACTTCGGGCAGAACGCGGTGGTGATCCGGGTCCAGCCCGATGAGGGTGTGACGATCCGGTTCGGGTCCAAGGTCCCGGGCACGCAGATGGAAGTCCGGGACGTGACGATGGACTTCGGCTACGGGCACTCGTTCACCGAGTCCTCCCCGGAGGCGTATGAGCGGCTGATCCTGGACGTGCTGCTGGGTGAGCCGCCGCTGTTCCCGCGGCATGAGGAAGTGGAGCTGTCCTGGAAGATCCTTGACCCGTTCGAGGACTACTGGGCGTCCCTGGACGAACAGCCCGAACCCTACGCCCCGGGATCCTGGGGCCCGGCCTCCGCTGATGAGCTGCTGGCCCGTGACGGACGAACCTGGAGAAGGCCATGA
- a CDS encoding glucose-6-phosphate isomerase has protein sequence MSTLSYDATGAAQKALEQHIPALIEDRIATRIFAKDHTLWGPDAEAESAIRLGWVEAATVSQPLVKDILELRDALRAEGVTRIVLCGMGGSSLAPEVIAGTAGVDLTVLDSTDPDQVRAALADRLAETAIVVSSKSGSTVETDSQRRVFEKAFSDAGIDAASRIIIVTDPGSPLDKASRDAGYRAVFNADPNVGGRFSALTAFGLVPSGLAGVDIQGFLDEAEEAAEILNDDAPENIGLALGTALGGTNPLRNKIVIAEDGSGIVGFADWAEQLIAESTGKLGTGVLPVVAGPAAPEVSSGAPDVLVVRLVAPDADVELGENEVAIAGGLATQMMVWEFATAVAGRLLGINPFDQPDVEAAKVAARGLLDAQPEPTRAAFVDGAIEVRGGDWLGDAATAEAAVKALLGTLEADSYLSVQAYFDRLAFPELEGIRDELAAVSGRPVTFGWGPRFLHSTGQFHKGGPAIGVFLQVTAASAEDLAIPDRPFTFGELIAAQAAGDAQVLSEHGRPVLRLHLTNRAAGVAQLQDIIAELSARSASVTES, from the coding sequence ATGAGCACTCTCAGCTACGACGCCACCGGCGCTGCCCAGAAGGCACTTGAACAGCACATTCCCGCCCTCATTGAGGACCGGATCGCCACCCGCATTTTCGCTAAAGACCACACCCTGTGGGGTCCCGACGCCGAAGCCGAGTCGGCAATCCGCCTCGGCTGGGTGGAGGCGGCCACGGTTTCGCAGCCGCTGGTCAAGGACATCCTGGAACTCCGCGATGCCCTCCGGGCTGAAGGCGTCACCCGTATCGTGCTTTGCGGCATGGGCGGTTCGTCCCTTGCCCCGGAGGTCATCGCCGGTACTGCCGGCGTCGACCTGACCGTGCTGGACAGCACGGATCCCGACCAGGTCCGCGCTGCCCTTGCTGACCGGCTGGCGGAGACCGCCATCGTGGTCTCCTCCAAGTCCGGCTCCACTGTAGAGACCGATTCCCAGCGGCGTGTCTTCGAGAAGGCATTCAGCGATGCCGGCATCGACGCCGCGAGCCGGATCATCATCGTCACGGACCCTGGTTCCCCGCTGGACAAGGCATCGCGCGACGCCGGCTATCGGGCCGTCTTCAACGCCGACCCCAACGTCGGCGGCCGCTTCTCCGCACTCACGGCCTTCGGCCTGGTCCCCTCCGGCCTTGCCGGCGTGGACATCCAGGGATTCCTTGACGAAGCAGAGGAGGCCGCCGAAATCCTCAATGACGATGCACCCGAGAACATCGGCCTGGCACTTGGAACCGCGCTGGGTGGAACCAACCCGCTGCGCAACAAGATCGTCATTGCCGAAGACGGCTCCGGCATTGTGGGCTTCGCTGACTGGGCCGAACAGCTCATCGCCGAATCCACCGGCAAGCTGGGCACGGGCGTCCTGCCCGTCGTCGCCGGGCCCGCCGCACCCGAGGTCAGCTCCGGAGCGCCGGACGTCCTGGTAGTGCGGCTGGTAGCCCCTGATGCCGACGTCGAACTCGGCGAAAACGAAGTAGCAATCGCCGGCGGCCTTGCCACGCAGATGATGGTGTGGGAATTTGCCACCGCTGTTGCCGGGCGCCTGCTGGGCATCAACCCGTTCGACCAACCGGACGTCGAAGCCGCCAAGGTGGCGGCCCGGGGCCTGCTGGACGCACAGCCGGAGCCAACCCGCGCAGCATTCGTGGACGGTGCCATCGAGGTCCGCGGCGGCGACTGGCTCGGTGATGCAGCTACTGCAGAGGCCGCCGTAAAGGCGTTGCTGGGCACGCTCGAAGCAGACAGCTACCTCAGCGTCCAGGCGTACTTCGACCGCCTGGCGTTCCCCGAACTGGAAGGCATCCGTGACGAGCTCGCAGCTGTCAGCGGCCGTCCCGTGACCTTCGGCTGGGGACCGCGTTTCCTGCACTCCACCGGGCAGTTCCACAAGGGTGGGCCGGCTATTGGTGTGTTCCTGCAGGTCACGGCTGCTTCGGCAGAAGACCTTGCCATCCCGGACCGTCCCTTCACGTTCGGCGAACTGATCGCCGCGCAGGCCGCAGGTGACGCCCAGGTCCTGAGTGAGCACGGCCGTCCCGTGCTCCGCCTGCACCTGACCAACCGGGCCGCCGGCGTGGCACAGCTGCAGGACATCATTGCTGAGCTGTCCGCCAGGTCAGCCTCCGTTACCGAAAGCTAA
- the tal gene encoding transaldolase — protein MTTPTQQLSDAGVSIWLDDLSRGRLDTGTLAKLIEEKNVVGVTTNPSIFHAAITAGTDYDATIAKQAAAGASVEDTIFEITTTDVADACDLFAPVAAATNGVDGRVSIEVDPRLAWDAAGTIAEAQHLYKRVNKDNVLIKIPATLEGLEAITATLAEGISVNVTLIFSLERYRAVINAFQGGLEQARENGHDLSKIHSVASFFVSRVDSEIDKRLDAIGTEEAKALKGKAGLANARLAYQVYEELFATERWALLAEAGALPQRPLWASTGVKDPAYPDTLYVTELVAPGVVNTMPEKTLDATFDHGVITGDTVTGTYAEANNTLDALDALGISYNEVVALLESEGLDKFVASWKELLGDVEGALASARKAS, from the coding sequence ATGACTACTCCCACCCAGCAGCTCTCCGACGCCGGAGTTTCCATCTGGCTCGATGACCTTTCCCGCGGACGCCTGGACACCGGCACGCTGGCCAAGCTGATCGAAGAGAAGAACGTGGTCGGTGTGACCACCAACCCGTCCATCTTCCACGCGGCCATCACCGCCGGCACCGACTACGACGCCACGATCGCAAAGCAGGCAGCAGCCGGCGCCAGCGTCGAGGACACCATCTTCGAGATCACCACCACCGACGTCGCTGACGCCTGCGACCTGTTCGCACCCGTGGCAGCAGCCACCAACGGCGTGGACGGACGCGTGTCCATCGAAGTTGACCCCCGCCTGGCCTGGGACGCCGCCGGCACCATCGCCGAAGCCCAGCACCTGTACAAGAGGGTCAACAAGGACAACGTCCTGATCAAGATCCCGGCAACCCTCGAGGGCCTTGAAGCGATCACCGCCACCCTGGCAGAAGGCATCAGCGTCAACGTGACCCTGATCTTCTCCCTGGAACGCTACCGCGCCGTCATCAACGCCTTCCAGGGCGGCCTGGAGCAGGCCAGGGAAAACGGCCACGACCTGTCAAAGATCCACTCCGTCGCCTCGTTCTTCGTCTCCCGCGTTGACAGCGAGATCGACAAGCGCCTCGACGCGATCGGCACCGAGGAGGCCAAGGCACTCAAGGGCAAGGCCGGCCTGGCCAACGCCCGCCTGGCCTACCAGGTCTACGAAGAACTCTTCGCCACCGAACGCTGGGCCCTGCTCGCCGAAGCAGGCGCACTCCCCCAACGTCCCCTGTGGGCCTCCACCGGCGTGAAGGACCCGGCATACCCGGACACCCTCTACGTCACCGAACTCGTCGCCCCCGGCGTCGTCAACACCATGCCCGAGAAGACCCTCGACGCCACCTTCGACCACGGCGTCATCACCGGTGACACCGTCACCGGCACCTACGCCGAGGCCAACAACACCCTCGACGCACTCGACGCACTGGGCATCTCCTACAACGAGGTCGTCGCGCTCCTTGAATCCGAAGGCCTGGACAAGTTCGTGGCCAGCTGGAAGGAACTCCTCGGCGACGTCGAGGGCGCCCTCGCCTCAGCACGGAAGGCTTCCTAG
- the tkt gene encoding transketolase: MEEQELSWTDLDQRAVDTIRVLAADAVEKVGNGHPGTAMSLAPAAYLLFQKLMRHDPRNPDWLGRDRFVLSPGHTSLTLYIQLFLSGYGLELKDLQALRTWGSLTPGHPEYKHTAGVEITTGPLGQGLASSVGFAYSQRRMRGLFDADAAPGTSPFDHTIWVIASDGDLQEGVTAEASSLAGHQELGNLVVVYDENHISIEDDTDIAFTEDVLKRYEAYGWHVQRVDWTKTGEYKEDVQELYSALLAAKAETSKPSIVSLRTIIGYPAPKKQNTGKIHGSALGAEEVAALKEVLGFDPAKSFEVDQEVLAHARSVVDRGAAARKEWEESFNAWQAANPEGASLLQRIEAKELPNDVDAALPVFPAGKDVSTRAASGKVLNALGPVLPELWGGSADLAESNNTTIEGSPSFVPASKQTDAWKGNPYGRVLHFGIREHAAASIVNGISLHGRTRAFSGTFLIFSDYQRPAIRLGALMGVPSLYVWTHDSIGLGEDGPTHQPVEQLASLRAIVGLDVVRPGDANEVAAAWKTMLENHANPAGIVLTRQNIPTWERGEGEADGDTFGSVAGVAKGGYVLAEAAKDGSTVEADVILIATGSEVQLAVQAREALQAEGIAARVVSMPCVEWFNKQDAAYRESVLPSAVKARVSVEAGLALGWKEFVGDAGRSVSLEHYGASADYKRLFQEFGITAEAVAAAAKDSLTAVQA, translated from the coding sequence TTGGAAGAGCAAGAACTGTCTTGGACCGACCTGGATCAGCGCGCGGTGGATACCATCCGCGTGCTGGCTGCGGATGCCGTGGAGAAGGTTGGCAATGGCCACCCCGGAACGGCGATGAGCCTGGCTCCGGCCGCGTACCTGCTCTTCCAGAAGCTGATGCGCCACGACCCGCGGAATCCGGACTGGCTGGGCCGTGACCGGTTCGTCCTGTCCCCCGGCCACACTTCGCTGACCCTGTACATCCAGCTGTTCCTTTCCGGCTATGGCCTGGAGCTGAAGGACCTGCAGGCGCTGCGGACCTGGGGTTCGCTGACCCCGGGCCACCCTGAGTACAAGCACACCGCCGGTGTGGAGATCACCACCGGCCCGCTGGGCCAGGGCCTTGCTTCTTCGGTGGGCTTCGCATACTCCCAGCGCCGGATGCGCGGCCTGTTCGACGCCGACGCCGCCCCCGGTACCAGCCCGTTCGACCACACCATCTGGGTCATCGCGTCCGACGGCGACCTCCAGGAAGGCGTCACGGCCGAGGCTTCCTCCCTGGCCGGGCACCAGGAACTGGGCAACCTCGTGGTGGTCTACGACGAGAACCACATCTCCATCGAGGACGACACCGACATCGCCTTCACCGAGGATGTCCTGAAGCGCTACGAAGCGTACGGCTGGCACGTCCAGCGGGTGGACTGGACCAAAACCGGCGAATACAAGGAAGACGTCCAGGAGCTCTACTCGGCGCTGCTCGCCGCCAAGGCCGAGACGTCCAAGCCCTCCATCGTGTCGCTGCGCACCATCATCGGCTACCCCGCCCCGAAGAAGCAGAACACGGGCAAGATCCACGGTTCCGCGCTCGGCGCCGAGGAAGTCGCGGCACTGAAGGAAGTGCTGGGCTTCGATCCGGCCAAGTCCTTCGAGGTTGACCAGGAAGTCCTGGCCCACGCCCGTTCCGTGGTGGACCGCGGCGCGGCCGCCCGCAAGGAATGGGAAGAGTCCTTCAACGCCTGGCAGGCGGCCAACCCTGAGGGCGCATCCCTGCTGCAGCGGATTGAGGCCAAGGAACTGCCCAACGATGTTGACGCGGCACTGCCGGTCTTCCCGGCCGGCAAGGACGTCTCCACCCGCGCCGCCTCAGGCAAGGTCCTGAACGCGCTCGGTCCCGTCCTGCCGGAGCTGTGGGGCGGCTCGGCCGACCTTGCGGAGTCGAACAACACCACCATCGAGGGCTCGCCGTCCTTCGTTCCGGCGTCGAAGCAGACCGATGCCTGGAAGGGCAACCCGTACGGCCGTGTCCTGCACTTCGGCATCCGTGAGCACGCCGCAGCCTCGATCGTGAACGGCATCAGCCTGCACGGCAGGACCCGCGCGTTCTCGGGCACGTTCCTGATCTTCAGTGACTACCAGCGCCCGGCCATCCGCCTCGGCGCGCTGATGGGCGTCCCGTCCCTGTATGTCTGGACGCACGACTCCATCGGGCTGGGTGAAGACGGACCCACCCACCAGCCGGTGGAGCAGCTCGCCTCGCTGCGCGCCATCGTCGGCCTGGACGTGGTCCGCCCCGGTGACGCGAACGAAGTAGCAGCCGCATGGAAGACCATGCTGGAAAACCACGCCAACCCGGCCGGCATCGTCCTGACCCGCCAGAACATTCCCACCTGGGAACGCGGCGAAGGCGAGGCCGACGGCGACACGTTCGGTTCCGTTGCCGGCGTCGCCAAGGGCGGCTACGTGCTGGCCGAAGCGGCTAAGGACGGCTCCACCGTCGAAGCCGATGTCATCCTGATCGCCACCGGTTCCGAGGTCCAGCTGGCCGTTCAGGCCCGTGAAGCCCTGCAGGCCGAAGGTATCGCCGCCCGCGTTGTGTCCATGCCCTGCGTTGAGTGGTTCAACAAGCAGGACGCCGCCTACCGCGAGTCCGTCCTCCCGTCCGCGGTCAAGGCCCGTGTCTCCGTCGAAGCAGGACTTGCCCTGGGCTGGAAGGAATTCGTCGGCGACGCCGGCCGTTCCGTCAGCCTTGAGCACTACGGCGCTTCCGCTGACTACAAGCGCCTCTTCCAGGAGTTCGGCATCACGGCTGAAGCAGTAGCCGCGGCCGCCAAGGACTCCCTCACCGCCGTTCAGGCCTAA
- a CDS encoding heme o synthase encodes MTATVSTTDTPLNASRASSAGFARKAKAYLALTKPRVIELLLVSTLPTMIYAERGFPSIGLILATLVGGAFAAGSAGAFNCYIDRDIDKLMHRTENRPLVTGEVTPREALVFSWLLGAAAIAILWFGANPLSAWLGLGAIFFYVVIYTIILKRRTAQNIVWGGAAGCFPVLIAWAAVTNTVEWPAIILFMVIFLWTPPHYWPLSMRYGEDYRNAKVPMLGAIAGAKVVSVQVVLYAWAMVACSLLMVPAGGAGWVYTVTAVLAGAWFLYESHSLYNRAQREDISDKRAMKVFHGSISYLTLLFIALAVDPFVGPAAMAG; translated from the coding sequence GTGACTGCCACCGTGAGCACAACAGATACGCCGCTGAACGCATCCCGGGCATCAAGTGCCGGGTTTGCCCGTAAGGCCAAGGCGTATCTCGCCCTCACCAAACCGCGTGTGATCGAACTGCTGCTGGTGAGCACGCTTCCCACCATGATTTACGCCGAACGGGGCTTCCCCTCCATCGGACTGATCCTGGCCACCCTGGTGGGCGGCGCGTTCGCCGCCGGCAGCGCCGGGGCTTTCAACTGCTATATCGACCGGGACATCGACAAGCTGATGCACCGCACGGAGAACCGCCCCCTCGTCACGGGTGAGGTCACGCCGCGTGAAGCACTGGTCTTCTCCTGGCTCCTGGGCGCTGCCGCCATCGCCATCCTGTGGTTCGGGGCAAACCCGCTGTCGGCATGGCTGGGATTGGGTGCCATCTTCTTCTATGTGGTGATCTACACGATCATCCTTAAGCGCCGGACCGCACAGAACATCGTGTGGGGCGGCGCGGCCGGTTGTTTCCCGGTGCTGATCGCCTGGGCGGCAGTCACGAATACCGTCGAATGGCCGGCCATCATCCTCTTTATGGTGATCTTCCTGTGGACGCCGCCGCACTACTGGCCGCTGTCCATGCGCTACGGCGAGGACTACCGCAACGCCAAGGTACCCATGCTCGGTGCCATTGCCGGCGCCAAGGTGGTTTCGGTCCAGGTGGTTCTGTACGCCTGGGCCATGGTGGCCTGCTCGCTGCTTATGGTTCCGGCCGGCGGGGCGGGCTGGGTCTACACCGTTACGGCAGTCCTGGCCGGTGCCTGGTTCCTCTACGAGTCGCACTCGCTGTACAACCGGGCCCAGCGCGAGGACATCTCCGACAAGCGGGCCATGAAGGTGTTCCATGGCTCCATCAGCTACCTGACCTTGCTGTTCATTGCCCTGGCTGTTGACCCGTTCGTCGGCCCGGCCGCCATGGCAGGCTAG
- a CDS encoding class I SAM-dependent methyltransferase, with protein sequence MPWFIEQAKERFPGTPFRVAPLMNPGVPEDYASGILAWYSLIHLEPDQMASALQNLARTLAPGGRLLLGLFEGDKIETFPHAVTPADAWPVEQFISMLAAAGFETISTERRTDPGHRPHAAIGAGLVRG encoded by the coding sequence GTGCCATGGTTCATTGAGCAAGCAAAAGAACGCTTCCCCGGCACCCCGTTCCGTGTGGCCCCACTCATGAATCCGGGCGTCCCCGAAGATTATGCCTCCGGCATCCTGGCATGGTACTCACTGATCCACCTTGAGCCCGACCAGATGGCTTCCGCATTACAGAACCTGGCACGGACCCTGGCTCCTGGTGGACGTCTCCTGCTGGGTCTGTTCGAAGGGGACAAAATCGAGACGTTTCCTCATGCTGTAACGCCTGCCGACGCCTGGCCGGTGGAACAGTTCATCTCGATGCTTGCGGCTGCTGGCTTTGAAACCATCTCGACTGAGAGGCGCACTGACCCTGGTCATCGGCCCCATGCCGCAATCGGCGCAGGACTCGTGCGGGGTTAG